Proteins from one Spirochaetota bacterium genomic window:
- a CDS encoding STAS domain-containing protein gives MDIDIKDNNDVVTAVISGDIEMMIIKEFKTKLLDIGKSMDKDIEIDLSNVDYIDSSGIGVLITLLKMQKGKGKSLKINKISPKVLDILKLSSLSDVFDL, from the coding sequence ATGGATATCGATATAAAAGATAATAATGATGTGGTAACTGCTGTTATAAGTGGTGATATTGAAATGATGATAATAAAGGAGTTTAAAACTAAACTTCTTGATATTGGTAAAAGTATGGATAAGGATATTGAGATTGATCTTTCAAATGTTGATTACATTGATTCATCTGGTATTGGAGTTCTTATCACTCTTTTAAAAATGCAAAAGGGTAAGGGTAAATCTTTAAAGATCAATAAAATTAGTCCAAAAGTATTGGATATATTGAAATTGAGTTCATTATCTGATGTATTTGATCTATGA
- the queA gene encoding tRNA preQ1(34) S-adenosylmethionine ribosyltransferase-isomerase QueA, with amino-acid sequence MLGDKTYTLNDFNFQLPSELIAQYPSDKREECRLFVLDRDSGRYHHRVFHEIEDFLVKGDVLVLNDARVIPARILVTKESGGVVETILVNHLFNNRWLVLCNRTKRLKINKFLTSVADPSVKFKVLRRVEDYIEVETNVELNEVVLNRIGEIPLPPYIRRDVNEYDKERYQTVYSNRVGAVASPTAGLHFTKELMKRLIAMGVIIIYITLYVSWGTFQPVRENDLTRHKMYSERFYIPEESIKEINRARSEGRRIVAVGTTSLRTLESTFDNSLNSSVSGETDIFIYPPYKIRSIDALITNFHTPNSTLLMLVSAFAGYERIMDAYKEAIDIRYRFFSYGDAMLIL; translated from the coding sequence ATGCTAGGCGATAAAACCTATACTTTAAATGATTTCAATTTTCAACTTCCATCGGAGCTAATAGCACAATATCCATCTGATAAGAGGGAGGAATGCAGACTCTTTGTCTTGGATAGAGATTCTGGCAGATATCATCATAGGGTCTTTCATGAAATAGAGGACTTTTTAGTGAAGGGTGACGTGCTTGTTTTGAATGATGCAAGGGTTATCCCTGCTCGCATTCTGGTTACCAAGGAAAGCGGGGGGGTAGTTGAAACTATTTTAGTGAATCATCTATTCAATAACAGATGGCTTGTGTTGTGCAATAGAACGAAGAGACTCAAGATCAATAAATTTTTAACTTCAGTTGCTGATCCTTCAGTAAAATTCAAGGTTCTAAGAAGGGTTGAGGATTATATTGAAGTAGAAACTAATGTTGAACTGAATGAGGTTGTATTGAATAGAATTGGAGAAATCCCCTTGCCACCCTATATCAGGAGAGATGTTAATGAGTATGATAAAGAGCGGTATCAGACAGTTTACTCTAATAGGGTAGGGGCCGTGGCATCTCCAACCGCAGGTTTGCATTTTACTAAAGAGTTGATGAAGAGACTAATTGCCATGGGAGTTATCATTATCTATATAACACTATATGTTTCGTGGGGTACTTTCCAACCTGTGCGAGAGAATGATTTAACAAGGCATAAGATGTATAGCGAGAGGTTTTATATACCTGAGGAATCGATTAAGGAGATCAATAGGGCTAGAAGCGAAGGAAGGAGGATTGTTGCAGTGGGGACCACCTCCCTTAGAACCCTTGAAAGCACATTTGATAATAGTCTCAATTCATCAGTTTCTGGTGAAACAGATATTTTTATCTATCCTCCCTATAAAATCAGATCTATCGATGCCTTGATAACTAATTTTCACACCCCAAATTCAACACTTCTAATGCTAGTGTCTGCATTTGCTGGCTATGAAAGAATTATGGATGCTTATAAAGAGGCGATTGATATAAGATACAGGTTCTTTTCATATGGTGATGCTATGTTGATTCTATGA
- a CDS encoding SpoIID/LytB domain-containing protein: MITSCAPSKEFLLKRSSSIGIENGYIRVLIKKMDSRVMLFSKSRMKITEIDNREIKYNCKGRKIYFYPEKLKKSILIESWGSPICVDGKYYRGAIKLYNVLGKIYVINVVSMSEYLYSVVPSEISSSWDIEAIKAQAVAARTYAFYHFMKRRSMYDLDATINFQAYKGISVESGITKRAVDETCGKIVIFNNKPILAFFHSTCGGKTSDDKYVWNGDDKIYLCEVGCDYCKDSPHYQWKDKITLYEIRQLLKKRYGAVGIISDIVFRKKSGRICSVIIRHKNGNVRMTGNDFRLLFSQQRVKSLFFSATKVRDGLILHGHGWGHGVGMCQWGAKGMAEKGAGYKVILKHYYRGTRIIDTLRTRYARR, encoded by the coding sequence ATGATAACCTCTTGTGCCCCGTCAAAAGAATTCTTATTAAAAAGAAGCAGCAGCATTGGTATTGAAAATGGATATATAAGGGTATTGATTAAGAAGATGGATTCAAGAGTCATGTTGTTTTCTAAATCAAGGATGAAGATTACAGAAATTGATAATAGAGAAATAAAATATAATTGCAAGGGTAGGAAGATATATTTTTATCCTGAAAAACTTAAAAAATCGATATTGATTGAATCATGGGGGTCGCCAATATGCGTGGATGGAAAGTATTATAGGGGGGCAATAAAACTATATAATGTTCTTGGAAAAATATATGTAATTAATGTTGTAAGCATGTCAGAATACCTATATAGTGTAGTTCCCAGTGAGATATCGAGTTCATGGGATATTGAAGCAATTAAAGCTCAGGCTGTTGCTGCAAGGACATATGCCTTTTATCATTTTATGAAGAGAAGATCTATGTATGATTTAGACGCTACCATCAATTTTCAGGCTTATAAAGGCATTTCAGTTGAATCAGGAATAACAAAAAGGGCAGTTGATGAAACCTGTGGAAAGATAGTTATTTTTAATAATAAACCTATACTTGCTTTTTTCCATTCAACCTGCGGCGGTAAGACCAGCGATGATAAATATGTATGGAATGGCGATGATAAGATTTATTTATGTGAAGTGGGTTGTGATTATTGTAAGGACTCCCCGCATTATCAATGGAAGGATAAGATAACGCTTTATGAGATAAGACAATTATTAAAAAAGAGATATGGGGCGGTTGGAATAATATCGGATATAGTTTTTAGAAAGAAGAGTGGTAGGATCTGTTCAGTAATAATAAGACATAAAAATGGGAATGTGAGGATGACTGGAAATGATTTTCGATTGCTCTTTTCACAGCAAAGAGTAAAGAGCCTCTTTTTTTCAGCAACAAAGGTAAGGGATGGACTCATCCTTCATGGTCATGGCTGGGGTCATGGAGTGGGGATGTGCCAGTGGGGTGCAAAGGGTATGGCTGAGAAAGGAGCGGGTTATAAAGTAATACTTAAGCACTATTATAGGGGGACAAGAATAATCGATACCCTAAGAACAAGATATGCTAGGCGATAA
- a CDS encoding glycosyltransferase, translating into MIKYDPNCVKRADIVIGIPSYNEADNIAFVVEKSAQGLQKYFPNYSSVIINVDNNSPDDTRGAFLKSTSAIPKIYISTSPGIKGKGNNFFNLFKEVFRLKAKAVVVIDADIVSITPEWIRDLANPILNDGFDFATPLYSRNEYDGTITNNIVYPLVYGLLGKNIRQPIGGDFAFSYRLGKYFLQQHWHKTTLQYGIDIFMTLNAIIGDFKTCQVGLGAKVHKPSAPKLGPMFSQVVGTLFEILLTNKNRWQNVCDIETLPFYGQNVFTEPQSLSVDYKTMKETAKGEFKINREILERSLSPDTFTKLDDMFDSGKIDISADLWAKMIFELIYAYDTTNSSSFLIEAMKPLYFSRVLSFYRQTLDLDHYLSEQEIQRQAKHFYNMRQYLMNRYQYQEAVAV; encoded by the coding sequence ATGATTAAGTATGATCCAAATTGTGTTAAGAGAGCTGATATAGTAATTGGAATTCCTTCATATAACGAAGCTGATAATATAGCATTTGTCGTTGAAAAAAGCGCTCAGGGTCTTCAAAAGTATTTCCCCAATTATTCAAGTGTGATAATCAATGTTGACAACAATTCGCCAGATGACACTCGCGGTGCATTCTTGAAATCAACAAGCGCAATCCCAAAGATATATATCTCTACATCGCCAGGGATAAAGGGTAAAGGAAATAATTTCTTTAACCTATTTAAGGAAGTCTTTAGGTTAAAGGCCAAGGCTGTAGTGGTAATAGATGCTGATATTGTTAGTATTACACCTGAATGGATACGCGATTTGGCAAATCCAATACTTAACGATGGTTTTGATTTTGCGACACCCCTTTATTCACGAAATGAGTATGACGGCACTATTACCAATAACATCGTATACCCGCTTGTCTATGGACTGCTTGGGAAGAATATTCGTCAACCAATTGGTGGTGATTTTGCTTTTTCATACAGACTTGGTAAGTATTTTTTACAGCAACACTGGCATAAGACAACACTTCAGTATGGTATTGATATATTTATGACATTGAATGCAATTATAGGTGATTTTAAAACCTGTCAAGTGGGTTTAGGGGCGAAGGTGCATAAGCCCAGCGCGCCAAAATTAGGTCCCATGTTTAGTCAGGTGGTTGGTACACTATTTGAGATTTTATTAACAAACAAAAATAGATGGCAGAATGTATGCGATATTGAAACTCTACCCTTTTATGGTCAAAACGTTTTTACAGAACCTCAGAGCTTGAGTGTGGATTACAAGACTATGAAAGAAACAGCAAAAGGTGAGTTTAAAATCAATAGAGAGATCCTTGAGCGTTCCTTAAGTCCGGATACCTTTACCAAGCTCGATGATATGTTCGATTCTGGTAAAATAGATATATCGGCTGATTTATGGGCAAAGATGATATTTGAACTGATATATGCATATGACACTACTAATTCCAGTTCCTTTCTAATTGAGGCGATGAAACCTCTCTATTTCAGCCGTGTCCTATCATTTTATAGACAGACCCTCGATCTTGATCACTATCTATCTGAGCAGGAGATACAAAGACAGGCAAAACATTTCTATAATATGAGACAGTATTTAATGAATAGGTATCAGTATCAGGAGGCTGTTGCGGTCTAA
- a CDS encoding C4-type zinc ribbon domain-containing protein, with amino-acid sequence MIELQKFWDNIIVSEEEIERSNKSISIWNQKVEEKKKGRVDLSSEIKNIKMTINQKEIELTEKEEKSLKLEDRRNILKTEKELQALESELKKILTQKNSLEEELIELFDKNDDMESELSVMNSELEESISRADKDIENLKNGIDRYSESIEENKKKFEELVTQLSVDVKSRFIKLIKSSNNKAIVSLEEETCEGCNFKIPFHIVMEVLKGDQVITCTNCGKFIYRKSS; translated from the coding sequence ATGATTGAGTTACAAAAATTCTGGGATAATATTATTGTGAGTGAGGAGGAAATTGAGAGAAGCAACAAATCTATATCGATTTGGAATCAAAAGGTTGAGGAGAAGAAGAAGGGAAGGGTAGATCTTTCAAGTGAAATCAAAAATATTAAAATGACCATTAATCAAAAGGAGATCGAGTTAACTGAAAAGGAAGAGAAGTCTTTAAAATTAGAAGATAGAAGAAATATTCTAAAAACCGAAAAAGAGCTACAAGCGCTTGAAAGTGAACTTAAAAAGATACTTACACAAAAAAACTCGCTGGAAGAGGAATTAATTGAATTATTCGATAAAAATGATGATATGGAATCCGAGTTAAGTGTAATGAATTCTGAGTTAGAAGAATCGATAAGCAGAGCAGATAAGGATATTGAAAATCTAAAAAATGGAATTGATAGATATAGTGAATCAATAGAAGAGAATAAAAAAAAATTTGAAGAATTAGTAACACAATTATCTGTGGATGTTAAATCCAGGTTTATAAAGCTGATTAAGTCCTCAAATAACAAAGCTATTGTATCTCTTGAAGAGGAAACATGTGAAGGATGTAATTTTAAGATTCCTTTTCATATAGTGATGGAGGTCTTAAAGGGAGACCAAGTCATTACATGTACAAATTGTGGTAAATTTATATATAGAAAGTCTTCATAG
- a CDS encoding FAD-dependent oxidoreductase → MQKTDVLIIGGSAAGIVAATTGKSFYPEKEFMVIRQEEKVLVPCGIPYIFESLGSSEKNLIADAVLENAGVNLKIGEVIHIDNKNKICKTSNDEEISYDKLIIATGSKPVKPKWLKGSDLKNVILIPKDKVYLDKAKATLDDCKDVIVIGGGFIGVEVADELKKTGKNVTIVELMPTILSLAFDQELAIKVEKILESRGITIRTGVGVREILGDGKVEAVLLNNEEKITADAVILSTGYSPNTELAKDSGIPINNLGFIKVNEYMRTEDIDVFAVGDCAGKHSFLTRTLKGVMLASTACAEGRIAGMNLFNLSIVKSFSGTIAIFCTCIGDTAFGAAGVTESLAKERGFNVVSGTFEGIDKHPGTLPDTHKQIIKLIASVDFGVILGGEVIGGPTAGELTNLIGYAIQNRMTVSDILTSQIGTHPLLTAPPTAYPLIKAAEMIIKKQRNNK, encoded by the coding sequence ATGCAGAAGACAGATGTTCTCATTATCGGTGGCAGTGCGGCGGGTATTGTGGCTGCCACAACAGGAAAATCATTTTATCCAGAAAAAGAATTTATGGTTATCAGACAAGAAGAAAAAGTCCTCGTTCCCTGCGGGATACCCTATATATTTGAATCACTGGGAAGCAGTGAGAAAAACTTAATCGCTGATGCCGTTCTGGAAAATGCGGGAGTAAATTTAAAAATCGGAGAAGTGATCCATATTGACAACAAAAACAAAATTTGCAAAACATCTAATGATGAAGAAATATCCTATGACAAGCTTATAATTGCAACCGGCTCAAAACCTGTTAAACCCAAATGGCTAAAAGGATCAGACCTAAAAAACGTAATATTAATACCTAAAGACAAAGTTTATCTTGATAAGGCAAAAGCAACGCTTGATGACTGCAAAGATGTAATTGTCATTGGTGGCGGATTCATTGGTGTCGAAGTTGCGGATGAACTAAAGAAGACGGGAAAAAATGTTACAATCGTTGAACTGATGCCGACTATTTTAAGCCTTGCATTTGATCAGGAACTGGCCATCAAGGTTGAAAAAATTTTGGAATCAAGAGGTATAACAATTAGAACCGGTGTAGGTGTTCGAGAGATTCTTGGAGATGGCAAGGTCGAGGCTGTCCTTTTGAATAATGAAGAAAAAATTACTGCTGATGCTGTAATCCTTTCAACCGGCTACAGCCCGAATACAGAACTTGCAAAGGATTCCGGCATACCGATAAATAACTTGGGATTCATCAAGGTAAACGAATATATGCGAACAGAGGATATAGACGTTTTTGCCGTAGGAGACTGTGCGGGAAAACACAGCTTCCTGACAAGAACATTAAAGGGTGTTATGCTGGCTTCAACCGCCTGTGCAGAGGGTCGTATCGCAGGAATGAATCTATTCAACCTTTCCATCGTAAAATCGTTTAGCGGTACGATTGCCATCTTTTGCACGTGCATTGGAGATACGGCGTTTGGGGCTGCCGGAGTCACCGAAAGCCTAGCAAAAGAAAGAGGATTTAATGTAGTAAGTGGGACATTTGAGGGAATTGACAAGCATCCCGGCACGTTGCCGGACACTCATAAACAAATTATAAAATTGATTGCATCTGTAGATTTCGGAGTTATTCTTGGAGGAGAAGTTATCGGTGGTCCAACAGCAGGGGAACTCACCAATTTGATTGGTTATGCCATCCAAAACAGAATGACGGTAAGTGATATATTAACCTCACAGATAGGGACCCATCCCCTCCTGACAGCACCGCCCACAGCATATCCTTTAATAAAAGCGGCTGAAATGATTATAAAGAAGCAAAGAAATAATAAATAA
- the ispF gene encoding 2-C-methyl-D-erythritol 2,4-cyclodiphosphate synthase has protein sequence MRVGIGYDVHPFSNNRNLVIGGENLDYKYGLAGHSDADVLVHAIIDSLLGAANLGDIGILFPDNDKKYKDIKSIELLKHVNKILVTNSISIINIDSTLICEEPKIATYVDKMKENISAALNDLATDRIGIKGKTSEKLGFIGRGEGIAAYAVSLICLGV, from the coding sequence ATAAGGGTTGGCATAGGGTATGATGTTCATCCCTTTTCTAATAACAGGAACTTGGTAATTGGGGGAGAGAACCTCGACTATAAATATGGTTTAGCTGGACATTCCGATGCAGATGTCTTAGTTCATGCTATAATAGATTCCTTATTAGGGGCTGCGAATCTGGGAGATATAGGTATTCTATTCCCTGACAATGACAAGAAATATAAGGATATAAAGAGTATTGAGCTATTAAAGCATGTAAATAAAATTCTTGTTACAAATTCTATAAGTATAATAAATATTGACTCAACCCTGATTTGTGAAGAGCCCAAGATCGCCACATATGTCGATAAAATGAAGGAGAATATTTCCGCTGCTCTAAATGATCTTGCAACTGATAGAATTGGAATAAAGGGAAAGACTTCCGAAAAGCTTGGATTTATAGGTAGAGGCGAAGGAATAGCCGCTTACGCTGTATCATTGATTTGCTTAGGTGTTTAG
- a CDS encoding ribonuclease HI family protein: MLLSIDRVLQLLTEGKSVQKISEMAEVEVKDVYGLIDEARKLLAASNRDKVKRKIIIKKREAIQNDTLPVNISENSEDNKVSEIFDGAELSMIPLESSLIMYIDGASKGNPGPAGLGIVINDDNDRQIGTVSSYLGIGTNNYAEYMALIRALKIAHYFKTKILKIRTDSELVVKQIKGEYRVLSKNILPLYNEALRLKKRINSVQIEHVTRSLNDRADYLANKALSISNK, encoded by the coding sequence ATGCTTTTGAGTATTGATAGGGTATTGCAGTTATTAACAGAGGGCAAGAGTGTCCAAAAGATATCAGAGATGGCTGAAGTTGAAGTAAAAGATGTCTATGGTTTAATTGATGAAGCGAGAAAATTATTAGCTGCTAGCAATAGGGATAAGGTAAAGAGAAAAATAATTATTAAAAAAAGGGAAGCTATTCAAAATGATACTCTTCCTGTGAACATTTCAGAAAATAGCGAAGATAATAAGGTTAGTGAGATATTTGATGGAGCAGAGTTGTCAATGATTCCCCTTGAGTCCTCTTTAATAATGTATATAGATGGCGCCTCAAAGGGTAATCCCGGCCCAGCTGGATTGGGTATTGTAATAAACGATGATAATGATAGACAGATCGGGACGGTCTCATCCTATTTAGGGATAGGGACTAACAATTATGCGGAATATATGGCTCTAATAAGGGCTTTGAAGATTGCACATTACTTTAAAACAAAGATTTTGAAGATCAGGACAGATTCTGAACTTGTAGTTAAACAGATTAAGGGTGAATACAGGGTTCTTAGCAAAAATATATTACCATTGTATAATGAAGCCCTTCGACTGAAAAAAAGGATAAATAGCGTCCAGATTGAGCATGTTACACGCTCCCTTAATGATAGGGCTGATTATTTAGCAAATAAAGCTTTGTCAATATCTAATAAATAG
- the recJ gene encoding single-stranded-DNA-specific exonuclease RecJ encodes MKSQWKVKSIDDQTVSGLSKVFLIDYNLASLLYVKGINNLVDAYHFIYPSLSNLFSPFLMKGMIDAVNRIRGAIINNERIGIFSDSDLDGLTSLTIMLNLLQRIGIQSCYRYPIEDEDYGLSIEAIDEFYEKGVELIITLDSGIRDVKEIEYAKQLNIDVIICDHHEPGNVTPDAIIVNPKQDGCNYPFKELAGVGVAFKLCHGILMSYLRSYNKLFVLITEDDNAINFTYIRNGIIEKNNTLEYDDFLNDINEVLRKDENIILYDNDNKEFFRNLCVNRNIYDIHRLMEDVLKNDNSPYKSDCDCLYFEVFNNNRDILNNLFAEVEHNHSSKILEFIDESIGLVSIGTIADIVPIVYENRTIVFHGIKSISSTQHPGLSLLLKRINKDVNSNSIAWEIAPLLNAPGRFGKGGLTAEFFLERDVNKLESILDEISILNDERKRIVSDIYNSILSDIEVGKIAVDKGLLFIQSEKIPEGLSGLLAGQLSEAVNMPVIVVSTAGNKRFVKGSGRTVGNFDFFSYVEPYSHMFEKIGGHAQAFGFLAREDTVKDIIEKIEIIIGNSFIGENEYAIDLEIPISRIDIDFIRNLSMFEPYGYKNEKPIFLTKGLVLKNFHRFGKNKNHGKFLFHDNHLVEAIGWNMADRMEKYSEREDIDIIYRLENNEYNNLISPRMIIVDMDHNQYTDSFD; translated from the coding sequence ATGAAATCCCAATGGAAAGTTAAGAGTATTGATGATCAGACTGTTAGTGGACTATCCAAGGTCTTTCTTATTGATTATAATCTTGCCTCCCTTCTCTACGTGAAGGGTATCAATAACCTCGTTGATGCATATCACTTCATATATCCCAGCCTCTCCAACCTTTTTAGTCCATTCCTCATGAAGGGGATGATTGATGCAGTTAATAGGATTAGAGGTGCTATCATAAACAATGAGCGTATTGGCATATTCTCCGATTCCGATTTAGATGGGCTTACATCATTGACTATTATGTTAAACCTCCTCCAGAGGATTGGAATTCAATCTTGTTACCGTTATCCAATTGAGGATGAGGATTATGGACTAAGCATTGAAGCGATCGATGAGTTTTATGAGAAGGGCGTGGAATTAATTATTACTCTCGATTCTGGCATTCGAGATGTAAAAGAAATAGAATACGCAAAACAACTGAATATAGATGTCATTATCTGTGATCATCATGAACCAGGTAATGTGACGCCCGATGCGATCATTGTAAACCCAAAGCAGGATGGATGTAACTATCCCTTTAAGGAACTGGCAGGAGTAGGAGTAGCCTTTAAGCTATGTCATGGGATACTGATGAGTTACCTGCGTAGTTACAACAAGCTCTTTGTGCTTATTACTGAGGATGATAATGCAATAAATTTTACTTATATTAGAAATGGTATTATTGAAAAGAACAATACCCTTGAGTATGATGATTTTCTAAATGACATAAACGAAGTACTCAGGAAAGATGAAAATATTATTCTATATGATAACGATAATAAGGAGTTTTTCAGGAACTTATGTGTAAATAGAAATATCTATGATATCCATCGTTTGATGGAAGATGTATTAAAGAATGACAACTCTCCCTATAAATCCGATTGCGATTGTTTATATTTTGAAGTATTCAATAATAACAGGGATATTCTAAATAATCTATTTGCAGAGGTCGAGCATAATCATTCATCAAAGATACTGGAATTTATTGATGAATCTATTGGTCTTGTATCAATTGGAACAATAGCTGATATTGTGCCGATAGTGTATGAAAACAGGACCATCGTCTTTCATGGGATTAAATCCATAAGTTCTACCCAGCATCCCGGACTATCCCTATTACTAAAAAGGATAAATAAGGATGTAAACTCAAACAGTATAGCATGGGAGATAGCTCCTTTATTGAATGCTCCCGGAAGATTTGGCAAGGGTGGTCTAACGGCCGAATTCTTTCTTGAGAGGGATGTAAACAAACTTGAATCAATTTTGGATGAGATTAGTATCCTGAATGATGAGAGGAAGAGGATTGTATCAGACATTTATAATTCTATACTTAGTGATATTGAGGTTGGGAAAATAGCGGTTGATAAGGGCCTTTTGTTTATACAATCTGAAAAAATACCCGAGGGATTATCAGGTTTATTGGCAGGTCAATTGTCAGAAGCAGTAAATATGCCTGTGATTGTTGTTTCCACTGCTGGCAACAAGAGATTTGTAAAGGGTTCTGGGAGGACTGTGGGTAATTTTGATTTCTTCTCTTATGTTGAACCCTATTCACATATGTTTGAAAAGATTGGTGGACATGCGCAGGCCTTTGGTTTTTTAGCAAGGGAAGATACTGTAAAAGATATCATTGAAAAGATTGAAATTATAATTGGAAATAGCTTTATAGGAGAGAATGAATATGCTATTGATCTAGAGATCCCAATAAGTAGAATAGATATTGATTTTATTAGAAACCTATCGATGTTCGAGCCTTATGGCTATAAAAATGAGAAGCCGATCTTTTTGACAAAGGGGCTTGTATTGAAAAATTTTCATAGGTTTGGAAAAAATAAGAATCATGGTAAATTTTTATTTCATGATAACCATCTAGTTGAGGCAATAGGATGGAATATGGCAGATAGGATGGAGAAGTATTCAGAGAGAGAGGATATTGATATTATCTATAGATTGGAGAACAACGAGTATAACAATCTAATTTCACCTAGGATGATTATTGTAGATATGGATCATAATCAATATACAGATTCCTTTGATTAG
- a CDS encoding methionine biosynthesis protein MetW: protein MIRIRAKLVGEQILPFIHDGDNILDFGCGDMTIADFLTKSKSVYITGIDIVDYHYKRLKFIKYTKGRLPFEDNEFSVALAVFTLHHTDNPHFYLKELIRVSNNRIIIIEDTYINRFEKCVAYIVDWIGNRVVSWSINIPFNFKSMKEWKLLFDINDLTVKHIKKFYPHPIPYIPTHNVIIVLDK from the coding sequence ATGATAAGAATAAGGGCTAAATTGGTGGGCGAACAGATATTGCCCTTTATTCACGACGGTGATAATATTCTTGATTTTGGTTGCGGGGATATGACTATCGCGGATTTTCTTACAAAGAGTAAAAGTGTGTATATCACTGGAATAGACATCGTTGATTATCACTATAAGAGACTGAAATTTATTAAATACACTAAGGGCAGGTTGCCCTTTGAGGATAATGAATTTAGCGTAGCTTTAGCTGTATTTACGCTTCATCATACTGACAATCCTCATTTTTATCTAAAGGAGCTAATAAGGGTATCAAATAATAGAATAATTATAATTGAGGATACCTATATAAATAGATTTGAAAAGTGTGTCGCCTATATTGTCGATTGGATAGGGAATCGTGTTGTATCCTGGAGCATAAATATTCCCTTTAATTTTAAGTCTATGAAGGAATGGAAACTCCTGTTTGACATCAATGATTTAACAGTAAAGCACATTAAGAAATTTTATCCTCACCCGATTCCATATATCCCCACTCACAATGTCATTATTGTGCTGGATAAATAA
- a CDS encoding Nif3-like dinuclear metal center hexameric protein, with protein MRVKDLIKALNERFPLHLQEAYDNAGEQISFRNNIVDGILISLDLNEEVIKEAIEMGCCIIVTHHPFFFKPLRRITSGEPKSEMLIKLIVRGISLYSAHTNLDKIYYDKLADVLGVYNRRLLIKTDISNDSMDYGFGIYGELNRVITMEHLLNIVKDRLKLKYLIYSGDKHKSISRLALINGAGGGMIEKILAEYNLDCIITGDVGYHPGKIAQDYDVSIIDAGHYGTERILLDFLKLEIQDCLTKIGAGSDIRIYISEKEESPFKILT; from the coding sequence ATGAGAGTAAAAGATTTGATTAAAGCATTGAATGAGAGATTTCCATTGCATCTACAGGAGGCCTATGACAATGCTGGAGAACAGATATCATTTAGGAATAACATTGTAGATGGTATCTTGATATCTTTGGATCTGAATGAGGAAGTGATCAAAGAAGCAATAGAAATGGGATGTTGTATAATTGTTACTCACCATCCCTTTTTCTTTAAACCCCTCAGAAGGATTACAAGCGGAGAACCAAAGTCAGAGATGTTGATAAAATTAATTGTAAGGGGGATAAGTCTTTATTCAGCTCATACAAATCTTGATAAAATTTATTATGATAAATTAGCAGATGTTCTTGGCGTATACAATAGGAGATTATTGATTAAAACAGATATTTCTAATGATTCAATGGATTATGGATTTGGCATATATGGAGAATTGAATAGGGTTATAACCATGGAGCATCTTTTGAATATTGTAAAGGATAGGTTGAAACTGAAATATCTGATCTATTCTGGTGACAAGCATAAGAGCATAAGCAGGCTAGCCTTAATCAATGGGGCTGGTGGTGGGATGATTGAGAAGATATTGGCAGAATATAATCTAGACTGCATAATCACTGGCGATGTAGGATATCATCCTGGGAAGATCGCTCAAGATTATGATGTATCAATAATAGATGCAGGGCATTATGGCACAGAGCGAATATTATTAGATTTTTTAAAGTTGGAAATCCAAGACTGCTTGACAAAAATCGGTGCAGGTAGTGACATAAGAATATATATTTCAGAGAAGGAAGAGAGTCCATTCAAGATTCTAACCTAA